The following are from one region of the Stigmatopora argus isolate UIUO_Sarg chromosome 9, RoL_Sarg_1.0, whole genome shotgun sequence genome:
- the glra4a gene encoding glycine receptor, alpha 4a isoform X3: MGRTSGYDARIRPNFKGPPVNVTCNIFINSFGSITETTMDYRLNVFLRQKWNDPRLAYSEYPDDSLDLDPSMLDSIWKPDLFFANEKGANFHEVTTDNKLLRIFQDGSVLYSIRLTLILSCPMDLKNFPMDIQTCTMQLESFGYTMNDLIFEWLSENPVQVADDLTLPQFVLKDEMDLGYCTKYYNTGKFTCIEVKFHLERQMGYYLIQMYIPSLLIVILSWVSFWINMDAAPARVGLGITTVLTMTTQSSGSRASLPKVSYVKAIDIWMAVCLLFVFAALLEYAAVNFVSRQHKEFIRLRKKQRQQRIDLACPNENGESLQNVNVTPANDTTCRNVTDHCNACIRDEDMLRENRGFYFRGYGLGHGLQSKDATAVEAPTVYRPPVTVHDGEFFHKRFVDRAKRIDTISRAVFPLSFLIFNIFYWVTYKVLRHEDIHANL; the protein is encoded by the exons ATGGGAAGAACATCGGGATACGATGCCCGCATCAGACCTAACTTCAAAG GCCCACCTGTGAATGTCACCTGCAATATTTTTATCAACAGCTTTGGCTCCATCACTGAAACCACTATG GACTATAGGCTTAATGTGTTCCTGCGCCAGAAATGGAATGACCCCCGTCTTGCGTACAGCGAGTACCCGGACGACTCGCTGGATCTAGATCCATCCATGCTGGACTCCATCTGGAAGCCCgatttattttttgccaatgAAAAGGGCGCCAACTTCCATGAGGTCACCACCGACAACAAGCTGCTGAGGATTTTCCAAGATGGCAGCGTTCTCTACAGCATCAG GCTGACTCTCATCCTGTCGTGCCCCATGGACTTGAAGAATTTCCCCATGGACATTCAGACATGCACCATGCAGCTTGAGAGCT TTGGCTACACCATGAACGACCTGATCTTTGAGTGGCTCTCGGAGAATCCCGTCCAAGTAGCCGATGACCTCACCCTGCCCCAGTTTGTGCTCAAAGATGAGATGGATTTGGGATACTGCACTAAGTATTACAACACAG GTAAATTCACCTGTATCGAGGTAAAGTTCCACCTGGAGCGTCAGATGGGCTACTATTTGATCCAGATGTACATCCCTTCGCTGCTCATCGTTATCCTCTCGTGGGTGTCCTTCTGGATCAACATGGATGCAGCGCCTGCCAGGGTTGGCCTGGGTATTACCACCGTGCTGACCATGACCACTCAGAGCTCTGGCTCACGGGCCTCCTTACCAAAG GTGTCCTACGTAAAGGCCATTGACATCTGGATGGCGGTGTGCCTTCTGTTTGTGTTCGCTGCACTGCTGGAGTATGCGGCGGTCAACTTTGTCTCCAGGCAGCACAAAGAGTTCATCAGGCTGAGGAAAAAGCAACGGCAGCAAAGAATT GATCTCGCCTGTCCGAACGAGAACGGCGAGTCATTGCAGAACGTGAACGTCACTCCCGCTAATGATACCACCTGCAGGAATGTGACTGATCACTGCAACGCCTGTATCCGG GACGAAGATATGTTGCGGGAAAACCGCGGATTTTATTTCCGGGGGTATGGATTGGGCCACGGCCTTCAATCCAAAGACGCAACGGCCGTGGAGGCCCCCACGGTCTACAGGCCTCCCGTGACGGTCCACGACGGCGAGTTCTTCCACAAGCGTTTCGTGGACCGGGCCAAGCGAATCGACACTATCTCCAGAGCGGTCTTTCCGCTGAGCTTTCTCATCTTCAACATCTTTTACTGGGTCACCTACAAAGTCCTGCGACACGAGGACATCCATGCCAATTTGTGA
- the glra4a gene encoding glycine receptor, alpha 4a isoform X1: MLPQVIRILYVLSFCFFQGGFIRLSSCKEEIRPPGRAPQLSPSDFLDKLMGRTSGYDARIRPNFKGPPVNVTCNIFINSFGSITETTMDYRLNVFLRQKWNDPRLAYSEYPDDSLDLDPSMLDSIWKPDLFFANEKGANFHEVTTDNKLLRIFQDGSVLYSIRLTLILSCPMDLKNFPMDIQTCTMQLESFGYTMNDLIFEWLSENPVQVADDLTLPQFVLKDEMDLGYCTKYYNTGKFTCIEVKFHLERQMGYYLIQMYIPSLLIVILSWVSFWINMDAAPARVGLGITTVLTMTTQSSGSRASLPKVSYVKAIDIWMAVCLLFVFAALLEYAAVNFVSRQHKEFIRLRKKQRQQRIDLACPNENGESLQNVNVTPANDTTCRNVTDHCNACIRDEDMLRENRGFYFRGYGLGHGLQSKDATAVEAPTVYRPPVTVHDGEFFHKRFVDRAKRIDTISRAVFPLSFLIFNIFYWVTYKVLRHEDIHANL, encoded by the exons ATGCTCCCACAGGTCATCAGGATCCTTTACGTCTTGTCGTTCTGTTTTTTCCAGGGAGGCTTTATCAG ACTGAGCTCCTGTAAGGAGGAGATAAGGCCCCCCGGTAGGGCACCACAGCTGTCGCCTTCCGACTTCCTAGACAAGCTCATGGGAAGAACATCGGGATACGATGCCCGCATCAGACCTAACTTCAAAG GCCCACCTGTGAATGTCACCTGCAATATTTTTATCAACAGCTTTGGCTCCATCACTGAAACCACTATG GACTATAGGCTTAATGTGTTCCTGCGCCAGAAATGGAATGACCCCCGTCTTGCGTACAGCGAGTACCCGGACGACTCGCTGGATCTAGATCCATCCATGCTGGACTCCATCTGGAAGCCCgatttattttttgccaatgAAAAGGGCGCCAACTTCCATGAGGTCACCACCGACAACAAGCTGCTGAGGATTTTCCAAGATGGCAGCGTTCTCTACAGCATCAG GCTGACTCTCATCCTGTCGTGCCCCATGGACTTGAAGAATTTCCCCATGGACATTCAGACATGCACCATGCAGCTTGAGAGCT TTGGCTACACCATGAACGACCTGATCTTTGAGTGGCTCTCGGAGAATCCCGTCCAAGTAGCCGATGACCTCACCCTGCCCCAGTTTGTGCTCAAAGATGAGATGGATTTGGGATACTGCACTAAGTATTACAACACAG GTAAATTCACCTGTATCGAGGTAAAGTTCCACCTGGAGCGTCAGATGGGCTACTATTTGATCCAGATGTACATCCCTTCGCTGCTCATCGTTATCCTCTCGTGGGTGTCCTTCTGGATCAACATGGATGCAGCGCCTGCCAGGGTTGGCCTGGGTATTACCACCGTGCTGACCATGACCACTCAGAGCTCTGGCTCACGGGCCTCCTTACCAAAG GTGTCCTACGTAAAGGCCATTGACATCTGGATGGCGGTGTGCCTTCTGTTTGTGTTCGCTGCACTGCTGGAGTATGCGGCGGTCAACTTTGTCTCCAGGCAGCACAAAGAGTTCATCAGGCTGAGGAAAAAGCAACGGCAGCAAAGAATT GATCTCGCCTGTCCGAACGAGAACGGCGAGTCATTGCAGAACGTGAACGTCACTCCCGCTAATGATACCACCTGCAGGAATGTGACTGATCACTGCAACGCCTGTATCCGG GACGAAGATATGTTGCGGGAAAACCGCGGATTTTATTTCCGGGGGTATGGATTGGGCCACGGCCTTCAATCCAAAGACGCAACGGCCGTGGAGGCCCCCACGGTCTACAGGCCTCCCGTGACGGTCCACGACGGCGAGTTCTTCCACAAGCGTTTCGTGGACCGGGCCAAGCGAATCGACACTATCTCCAGAGCGGTCTTTCCGCTGAGCTTTCTCATCTTCAACATCTTTTACTGGGTCACCTACAAAGTCCTGCGACACGAGGACATCCATGCCAATTTGTGA
- the glra4a gene encoding glycine receptor, alpha 4a isoform X2 yields MLPQVIRILYVLSFCFFQGGFIRLSSCKEEIRPPGRAPQLSPSDFLDKLMGRTSGYDARIRPNFKGPPVNVTCNIFINSFGSITETTMDYRLNVFLRQKWNDPRLAYSEYPDDSLDLDPSMLDSIWKPDLFFANEKGANFHEVTTDNKLLRIFQDGSVLYSIRLTLILSCPMDLKNFPMDIQTCTMQLESFGYTMNDLIFEWLSENPVQVADDLTLPQFVLKDEMDLGYCTKYYNTGKFTCIEVKFHLERQMGYYLIQMYIPSLLIVILSWVSFWINMDAAPARVGLGITTVLTMTTQSSGSRASLPKVSYVKAIDIWMAVCLLFVFAALLEYAAVNFVSRQHKEFIRLRKKQRQQRIDEDMLRENRGFYFRGYGLGHGLQSKDATAVEAPTVYRPPVTVHDGEFFHKRFVDRAKRIDTISRAVFPLSFLIFNIFYWVTYKVLRHEDIHANL; encoded by the exons ATGCTCCCACAGGTCATCAGGATCCTTTACGTCTTGTCGTTCTGTTTTTTCCAGGGAGGCTTTATCAG ACTGAGCTCCTGTAAGGAGGAGATAAGGCCCCCCGGTAGGGCACCACAGCTGTCGCCTTCCGACTTCCTAGACAAGCTCATGGGAAGAACATCGGGATACGATGCCCGCATCAGACCTAACTTCAAAG GCCCACCTGTGAATGTCACCTGCAATATTTTTATCAACAGCTTTGGCTCCATCACTGAAACCACTATG GACTATAGGCTTAATGTGTTCCTGCGCCAGAAATGGAATGACCCCCGTCTTGCGTACAGCGAGTACCCGGACGACTCGCTGGATCTAGATCCATCCATGCTGGACTCCATCTGGAAGCCCgatttattttttgccaatgAAAAGGGCGCCAACTTCCATGAGGTCACCACCGACAACAAGCTGCTGAGGATTTTCCAAGATGGCAGCGTTCTCTACAGCATCAG GCTGACTCTCATCCTGTCGTGCCCCATGGACTTGAAGAATTTCCCCATGGACATTCAGACATGCACCATGCAGCTTGAGAGCT TTGGCTACACCATGAACGACCTGATCTTTGAGTGGCTCTCGGAGAATCCCGTCCAAGTAGCCGATGACCTCACCCTGCCCCAGTTTGTGCTCAAAGATGAGATGGATTTGGGATACTGCACTAAGTATTACAACACAG GTAAATTCACCTGTATCGAGGTAAAGTTCCACCTGGAGCGTCAGATGGGCTACTATTTGATCCAGATGTACATCCCTTCGCTGCTCATCGTTATCCTCTCGTGGGTGTCCTTCTGGATCAACATGGATGCAGCGCCTGCCAGGGTTGGCCTGGGTATTACCACCGTGCTGACCATGACCACTCAGAGCTCTGGCTCACGGGCCTCCTTACCAAAG GTGTCCTACGTAAAGGCCATTGACATCTGGATGGCGGTGTGCCTTCTGTTTGTGTTCGCTGCACTGCTGGAGTATGCGGCGGTCAACTTTGTCTCCAGGCAGCACAAAGAGTTCATCAGGCTGAGGAAAAAGCAACGGCAGCAAAGAATT GACGAAGATATGTTGCGGGAAAACCGCGGATTTTATTTCCGGGGGTATGGATTGGGCCACGGCCTTCAATCCAAAGACGCAACGGCCGTGGAGGCCCCCACGGTCTACAGGCCTCCCGTGACGGTCCACGACGGCGAGTTCTTCCACAAGCGTTTCGTGGACCGGGCCAAGCGAATCGACACTATCTCCAGAGCGGTCTTTCCGCTGAGCTTTCTCATCTTCAACATCTTTTACTGGGTCACCTACAAAGTCCTGCGACACGAGGACATCCATGCCAATTTGTGA